In the Klebsiella aerogenes KCTC 2190 genome, one interval contains:
- the dsbC gene encoding bifunctional protein-disulfide isomerase/oxidoreductase DsbC, which yields MKKGLLMFTLLAASLSGAAHADSAAIKQSLAKLGVQSTDIQPSPVSGMSTVLTDSGVLYVTDDGKHIIQGPMYDVSGAQPVNVTNQLLVGKLNALTKEMIVYKAPKEQHVITVFTDITCGYCHKLHEQMSDYNALGITVRYLAFPRQGLQSQAEQDMKAIWCAKDRNKALDDAMNGKGVQPASCSVDIAKHYTLGVQMGVNGTPAMVLSNGMVLPGYQGPKELKAFLDEHQKQTSGN from the coding sequence ATGAAAAAAGGTTTATTGATGTTCACCCTGCTGGCGGCTTCACTCTCCGGCGCGGCGCATGCCGATAGCGCGGCGATCAAACAGTCGCTGGCGAAACTGGGTGTGCAGAGCACCGATATCCAGCCGTCGCCGGTTTCCGGGATGAGCACGGTGCTCACCGACAGCGGCGTGCTGTACGTCACTGACGATGGCAAACACATTATTCAGGGACCGATGTATGACGTCAGCGGCGCGCAGCCGGTTAACGTCACCAACCAGTTGCTGGTCGGCAAGCTGAACGCCTTAACCAAAGAGATGATTGTCTATAAAGCGCCGAAGGAGCAGCATGTCATTACCGTCTTTACCGACATCACCTGCGGCTACTGCCACAAGCTGCACGAGCAGATGAGCGACTATAACGCGCTGGGGATCACCGTGCGCTATCTGGCCTTCCCGCGCCAGGGGCTGCAAAGCCAGGCCGAGCAGGATATGAAAGCGATCTGGTGTGCGAAAGATCGTAATAAAGCGCTGGATGACGCCATGAATGGTAAAGGCGTACAGCCGGCGAGCTGCAGCGTAGATATCGCCAAACATTATACCCTCGGGGTGCAAATGGGCGTCAACGGCACCCCGGCGATGGTTCTCAGCAACGGCATGGTGCTGCCGGGCTATCAGGGGCCGAAAGAGCTTAAAGCTTTCCTCGACGAGCATCAAAAACAGACAAGCGGTAACTGA
- the recJ gene encoding single-stranded-DNA-specific exonuclease RecJ, whose protein sequence is MKQQIQLRRREAVDGVDLPADLPPLLQRLYASRGVRSAQELERGVKGMLPWTQLTGVEKAVEMLHDAFQKGLHIVVVGDFDADGATSTALSVLALRALGYGNVSYLVPNRFEDGYGLSPEVVEQAHARGAQMIMTVDNGISSHAGVDHAHKLGIPVLVTDHHLPGDTLPAAEAIVNPNLRDCDFPSKSLAGVGVAFYLMLALRTFLRDNGWFEARGIAAPNLAELLDLVALGTVADVVPLDANNRILTWQGLSRIRAGKCRPGIKALLEISNRDPQKLAASDLGFALGPRLNAAGRLDDMSVGVALLLCDNIGEARVLANELDALNQTRKEIEQGMQAEALTLCQQLERSSDTLPGGLAMYHPQWHQGVVGILASRIKERFHRPVIAFAPTGDGTLKGSGRSIQGLHMRDALERLDTLYPGLILKFGGHAMAAGLSLEEARFEEFQQRFGELVTEWLDPALLQGEVVSDGPLAAAEMSMEVAQMLRDAGPWGQMFPEPLFDGRFRLLQQRLVGERHLKVMVEPVDGGPLLDGIAFNIDTSIWPDNGVREVQLAYKLDINEFRGNRSLQLIIDHLWPN, encoded by the coding sequence GTGAAACAACAGATACAACTACGCCGCCGCGAGGCGGTTGATGGCGTCGACCTTCCCGCCGACCTGCCGCCGCTGCTGCAGCGGCTGTATGCCAGCCGCGGCGTGCGCAGCGCGCAGGAGCTGGAACGCGGCGTCAAAGGCATGTTGCCATGGACGCAACTCACCGGCGTTGAAAAAGCCGTTGAAATGCTGCATGACGCTTTCCAGAAAGGGTTACATATTGTGGTGGTCGGCGATTTTGACGCCGATGGCGCCACCAGTACCGCGCTCAGCGTGCTCGCCTTGCGCGCGCTGGGCTACGGTAACGTTTCCTATCTGGTGCCGAACCGTTTTGAAGACGGCTATGGTTTAAGCCCGGAAGTGGTCGAGCAGGCGCACGCGCGCGGCGCGCAGATGATCATGACCGTCGATAACGGCATTTCATCACATGCCGGCGTCGATCACGCCCATAAGCTCGGTATCCCGGTGCTGGTGACCGATCACCACCTGCCGGGCGATACGCTGCCGGCGGCGGAGGCCATCGTTAACCCTAACCTGCGCGATTGCGACTTCCCGTCAAAATCACTGGCCGGGGTCGGGGTGGCGTTTTATCTGATGCTGGCGCTGCGCACCTTCCTGCGCGATAACGGCTGGTTCGAGGCCCGCGGTATCGCCGCGCCAAACCTTGCCGAGCTGCTGGATTTAGTGGCGCTGGGCACCGTTGCGGACGTGGTGCCGTTAGATGCCAACAACCGCATCCTGACTTGGCAGGGGTTAAGCCGCATTCGCGCCGGAAAATGTCGGCCAGGCATTAAAGCGCTGCTGGAAATTTCCAACCGCGATCCGCAAAAGCTTGCCGCCAGCGATCTCGGTTTCGCCCTCGGGCCGCGCCTGAATGCTGCGGGACGGCTGGATGATATGTCCGTCGGCGTTGCACTGCTGCTGTGCGATAACATCGGCGAAGCGCGGGTGCTGGCCAATGAGCTCGATGCGCTTAACCAGACGCGCAAAGAGATTGAGCAGGGGATGCAGGCCGAAGCGCTGACTCTGTGCCAGCAGCTGGAACGCAGTAGCGACACCCTGCCCGGCGGGCTGGCGATGTACCATCCGCAATGGCATCAGGGGGTGGTCGGCATTCTGGCATCACGGATTAAAGAGCGCTTCCATCGCCCGGTTATCGCTTTTGCGCCTACCGGCGACGGCACGCTCAAAGGTTCTGGCCGCTCCATTCAGGGGCTGCACATGCGCGATGCGCTGGAGCGCCTTGATACGCTTTATCCTGGGTTAATCCTGAAGTTTGGCGGCCACGCGATGGCGGCGGGCTTATCGCTGGAAGAGGCGCGTTTTGAAGAGTTTCAACAGCGCTTCGGCGAGCTGGTGACCGAGTGGCTGGATCCCGCATTATTGCAGGGTGAGGTGGTTTCCGACGGCCCGCTGGCGGCGGCGGAGATGAGCATGGAAGTGGCGCAGATGCTGCGCGATGCCGGGCCATGGGGGCAGATGTTCCCGGAACCGCTGTTTGATGGCCGTTTCCGCCTGCTGCAGCAGCGGCTGGTGGGCGAGCGTCATCTGAAAGTGATGGTCGAGCCGGTTGACGGCGGGCCGCTGCTGGACGGTATTGCCTTCAACATCGATACTTCCATTTGGCCGGATAACGGCGTGCGTGAAGTACAGTTAGCCTACAAGCTCGACATCAACGAGTTCCGCGGCAACCGTAGCCTGCAGCTGATCATCGATCACCTCTGGCCAAATTGA
- the fldB gene encoding flavodoxin FldB, with protein MNIGLFYGSSTCYTEMAAEKIRDIIGPELVTLHNLKDDSPALMSQYDVLILGIPTWDFGEIQEDWEAVWEQLDALDLNGKIVALYGMGDQLGYGEWFLDALGMLHDKLATKGVKFVGYWPTEGYEFTSPKPVIADGQLFVGLALDETNQYDLSDERIQNWCEQILGEMAEHFA; from the coding sequence ATGAATATAGGTCTTTTTTACGGCTCCAGTACCTGCTACACCGAAATGGCCGCGGAAAAAATCCGCGATATCATCGGCCCCGAGCTGGTGACGCTGCATAATCTGAAAGATGACTCCCCCGCGCTGATGAGCCAGTACGACGTGCTGATTCTCGGCATCCCGACCTGGGATTTCGGCGAAATTCAGGAAGACTGGGAAGCGGTCTGGGAACAGCTCGACGCCTTAGATCTGAATGGCAAAATCGTCGCGCTGTACGGCATGGGCGATCAGCTTGGTTACGGCGAATGGTTCCTTGATGCGCTGGGGATGCTGCACGATAAGCTGGCGACCAAAGGCGTGAAGTTTGTCGGCTACTGGCCAACCGAGGGCTATGAGTTCACCAGCCCGAAACCGGTTATCGCCGATGGCCAACTGTTTGTCGGCCTGGCGCTGGATGAAACCAATCAGTACGACCTGAGCGATGAGCGCATCCAGAACTGGTGCGAGCAGATCCTCGGCGAAATGGCGGAGCACTTCGCCTGA
- the xerD gene encoding site-specific tyrosine recombinase XerD, with protein MKQDLAQIEQFLDALWLERNLAENTLSAYRRDLTMLVEWLHHRGLSLASVGSDDLQALLAERQTGGYKATSTARLLSAVRRFFQHLYREKVRPDDPSALLASPKLPQRLPKDLSEAQVERLLQAPLVEQPLELRDKAMLEVLYATGLRVSELVGLTMSDISLRQGVLRVIGKGNKERLVPLGEEAVSWVENYLEYGRPWLLNGVASDVLFPSQRAQQMTRQTFWHRIKHYAVLAGIDSAKLSPHVLRHAFATHLLNHGADLRVVQMLLGHSDLSTTQIYTHVATERLRQLHQQHHPRA; from the coding sequence GTGAAACAGGATCTGGCACAAATTGAACAGTTTCTCGATGCCCTTTGGCTGGAGCGTAATCTGGCGGAGAACACGCTCAGCGCCTATCGTCGCGATTTGACGATGCTCGTGGAGTGGCTGCATCATCGCGGGCTGTCGCTGGCGAGCGTCGGCAGCGACGATTTACAGGCGCTGCTGGCCGAGCGGCAAACCGGCGGCTACAAAGCGACCAGTACCGCACGGCTGCTTAGCGCCGTGCGCCGCTTCTTCCAGCATTTGTACCGGGAGAAAGTCCGCCCGGACGATCCCAGCGCGCTGCTGGCTTCGCCGAAGCTGCCGCAGCGGCTGCCGAAAGATCTCAGCGAGGCGCAGGTTGAGCGTCTGCTGCAGGCGCCGCTGGTGGAGCAGCCGCTGGAGTTGCGCGATAAGGCGATGCTGGAAGTGCTGTATGCCACCGGCCTGCGCGTCTCCGAACTGGTTGGCCTGACGATGAGCGATATCAGCCTGCGACAGGGCGTACTGCGGGTCATTGGTAAAGGCAACAAAGAGCGGCTGGTGCCGCTGGGCGAAGAGGCGGTGTCATGGGTAGAAAATTACCTTGAATACGGCCGCCCGTGGCTGCTGAACGGCGTGGCTTCGGACGTGCTTTTCCCCAGCCAGCGCGCGCAGCAGATGACGCGCCAGACCTTCTGGCACCGCATTAAACACTATGCCGTACTGGCGGGGATCGACAGCGCGAAGCTCTCCCCGCACGTGTTGCGTCATGCGTTTGCCACGCATTTGCTCAATCACGGCGCCGATTTACGCGTGGTACAGATGCTGTTAGGACACAGCGATCTCTCCACCACGCAGATCTACACCCACGTGGCGACCGAACGTTTACGACAACTTCATCAACAGCATCACCCGCGGGCGTGA